CGAAGCAAAGCCCGAGCCGATATTGGCTTTGGTTTTCAAAAGGCCTTTTTTAAGGCGAGAAAAGAAACCTTCTTTTTTCGGCTTCTCTTGTTCTTTAGCTAATTGTGCCTGACGCTCTGCCTCTTCACGTTCAGCTTGTTCTTTCGCTTCTTGCGCTTGATGTTCTGCTTCCTCGCGCTCGGCTTGTTCTTTCGCTAATTGTGCCTGACGTTCTGCTTCTTCACGCTCAGCTTGTTCTTTAGCTAATTGTGCCTGACGTTCTGCTTCTTCACGCTCAGCTTGTTCTTTTGCTAATTGTGCCTGACGCTCTGCCTCTTCACGCTCTGCTTGTTCTTTTGCTAACTGTTCTTGGCGCTCAGCTTCTTGCTGCTCTTTATCGGATTTACCAAAGCCCAACCAAGATAAAAATTTGTTTTTCTTTCCCATATTCACTTATGACCGTGTTAGATAAATTGCATAAACCCAAAGCAAAATGTTGATGATCTTGCTACCATACTCGAAAACGCCAATCCGCATCAGCTTATCGCTTTTACTTGGATTGATATCACACTTAATTTTGGGCTCGAAAGGCAAGCCGAGGATGGCAACCTTAGTGCTTAGACAAAATTGCGTGCAAGTGTACCATGTTCCGTAAGGATGAAAAATCCTGACACCAAGAACCTTTAATAAAGAAGCAAATTACGTCGCTATGAGAAAATCTAAGCCTAAATCAAATACCAAACAGTCTGGATTCATTCGCCTGATCAGTGGCAAGCATAAAGGTCGCAAGTTACCTGTTCATGATGTTGTGGGATTAAGACCAACAACGGATAGAATGAAAGAAACCGTTTTTAATTGGCTCATGCAGGATGTAAGAGACGCAAAAGTACTCGATTGCTTTGCCGGTGCTGGCAGTCTAGGATTTGAGGCTATTTCACGCTTTGCAGCAAGCGGAACCTTTATCGAACTGGATAAAACCGCAGCGACGCAGCTTAGCAATAATGCAACCTTACTTAAGCTGGATAACGTTGAAATCATTAATACCAACGCATTAACCATGCTGGCAAATAACCCTAAGCAACAGCAATATAACTTGGTTTTTATTGACCCCCCCTTTCGCAAAGGGCTTGTCACTCCTTGCTGCGCCTTACTTGAATCGCAGTCTTGGCTCAGCGAAGACGCGCTCATCTACGTTGAATTTGAACAAGAGGCACAACCTGAAACACCAGAAAATTGGCACTTGATTAAAGAAAAGCATGCAGGACAAGTGATCTGCCGCCTTTATCAGCGCTGAAATTCCCCCATAAAGAATGAAAAAACAGCCGCTAGCGTATGACATGACAGGGCTGGTGTTTTTAGCTATAATTTAAGCTTTACATGCGGTCTTGCTTCAGATTACAATACCGCACCATTTTTGAACCAATTGGCTAGTTTTTAGCCAGATAGAGCTAAGCTCATTAATTAGGTAGGTGAATTTTTAATGCCAGTAATTAAAGTAAGAGAAAACGAGCCGTTTGACGTTGCACTACGTCGTTTCAAACGTTCATGTGAAAAAGCAGGTATCCTTTCTGAAGTTCGTCGTCGCGAGCACTACGAGAAGCCAACTGCTGAGCGTAAGCGCAAAAAAGCTGCAGCGGTTAAGCGTCACATGAAGAAGCTTTCTCGCGAAAACGCACGTCGCGTTAAATTATACTAATCAGTATTGGTCTTGTATCAATGAGCTTATTAGTTACGCTAAAAGACGCACAAAAAGAAGCGATGAAAGCCAAAGATAAACTTCGTCTTGGCGCGATTCGTGCGGTACTTGCTGAAATTAAACAGCGAGAAATCGACAACCAAACTACACTAGACGACGCAGGCATTACTGCGGTTTTAGTTAAGTTGGTTAAGCAACGTCGCGATTCTTATACCCAGTATAAAGATGCAGGGCGTGAAGACTTAGCTGATATCGAAGCTAACGAAATTAGCGTACTTGAGACATTCCTTCCTAAGCCACTTAGCGAAGATGAAATTGTCGAGCTAATTGATGCCGTGATTGCACAAACTGGTGCGTCAGGCATGCAAGACATGGGTAAAGTAATGGGTGCGATTAAAGCTGAAGCTGAAGGTCGTGCTGATATGGGTAAAGTCTCTGGTTTAATTAAGCAAAGACTTACCGCTTAAGCCCACATACAATTGTATGATTGATAAGTGAACCGAGCCTAGTGCTCGGTTTCTTCGTTTTAGGCGTCATGCGTATCAATGCAGCGCTAATAAGATACCTTAATTGAATTAAGTTGATTTTTTCTCGTTGCTACTTGATATAATGCGCTCACTCACTAATACAACTTCGGAACTTAAATGAAAGGCAAAATCCCTAGACAGTTTATTGATGACTTGCTCGCAAGAGCGGATATTGTCGAGCTCATAGACGGTCGTGTGGGATTAAAAAAGGCAGGAAAAGACTATCAAGCCTGCTGTCCATTTCACAATGAAAAAACGCCTTCATTTACCGTGTCACGTGATAAACAGTTTTATCATTGCTTCGGCTGTGGTGCCAATGGCAACGCAATCTCCTTCTTAATGGAATACGACAAGCTTGAATTTGTCGATGCTATTGAAGAATTAGCCGCCCTATTAAACTTAGAAGTACCACGCGAAAATGCCCCGCAAGGGCCGCAGCGTTCAATGGAAGAAAAAAAGTCTGACTATGACTTAATGCTCCAAGCGGCTAAGTTTTATCAGCATCAGTTAAAGCACCATAGCAATGCCACTCAAGTAATTGACTACGTGAAAGGGCGCGGCTTGAGTGGTGAAACTGTACAAAAGTTTATGATTGGTTATGCACCTCCTGAGTGGGAATCATTGTGTAATCAAATAGCCCGCAAGCCTGAGCATAAACAACAGCTGCTTGATTTGAAATTAGCATCAGAAAAGTCAGCTGGCCGCCAATTTGACTTCTTCCGCGATCGCTTGATGTTCCCTATTCGTGACAAACGTGGTCGTGTCATCGCATTTGGCGGAAGGATAATGGGTGCAGATCAAGGCCCTAAATATCTAAACTCGCCTGAAACACGCATTTTCCATAAAAGTTTCGAGCTTTATGGTTTTTATGAAGCCAAGCAAGCACACAAGCAATTAGATAAGGTGTTGATTGTGGAAGGCTATATGGACGTCGTTGCCCTAGCAGAAAAAGGCATTGATTACGCCGTTGCCGCATTAGGCACTGCAACCACCGCTGAACACATGCAAACTTTGTTTCGTAATACCGACAGAGTGATCTGCTGCTACGACGGTGACAGAGCTGGCCGCGATGCTGCTTGGCGTGCGCTTGACCATGCCCTACCTAACTTGAAAGACGGTAAGTCACTACAGTTTGTATTTTTGCCTGATGGTGAAGACCCGGACTCATTAGTGCAGCAAGAAGGCAAAGACGCCTTTGAAGCACGACTGGAAACGGCAAGCGATTATACGCAAGTATTGTTTACCAAATTACGTGAGCAATGCGACCTTACAAATGATGCAGGCAAATCCAAGCTGCTTACCGATGCCATTCCACTGCTCAGCAAAATACCCAGTGACTACTACCAAGAGAGTTTGTTAACTACCTTAGCGAGGTTAATTGGTCGTACTCGTGAGCAGCTTAGTGCTAAATTAGCAAGTAACAAACAGCAGAATAAAATTGAGCGCCAATTTAAAGTGACTCCGATGCGTCGAGCGATTGGCTTACTGCTCCAACATCCACAGCTTGCGCAAACGGTTGAGTACATGCCAGAGCTAGGTGAAATGGCAATCCCAGGTATTCAACTACTGCTGAGCTTACAAATGTTATGTAGTGATAACCCACAAATAAACACAGCGCAGTTACTTGAACACTATCGCGACCAGGCTGAATTCGATGCCTTGAAAAAGCTTGCGGTATGGCAACATGGCGTTGCTGAAGATAGGCTAGAAGACGAATTTAAAAATACTTTTCAATTTATTGAAGATCAGTGTTTAAATTATCGCCTAGAGACCCTATTAATAAAGGAGAAAACCGAAGGCTTAACAAATGATGAGCGGCTAGAATGCGCACTCCTTACCCAAGCGCTTAAACAGTAGAAGTTCTAGTCAATAGCAATTTTCGGTGCTATAATGTTCTATTCACTGCGTCATCAAAATTTAGCTGTTAAATAGCTGGCGCCTGTTGTATCAACTTTTCAGAGTGGAAGCAAATTTCTCTATGGATCAATCTCCTCAGTCACAACTCAAACTTCTGATTCAGAAAGGTAAAGAGCAAGGTTATTTAACTTTTGCAGAAGTTAACGATCATCTTCCACAAGACATCATAGACTCAGATCAGGTAGAAGATATCATCAGCATGATCAACGATATGGGTATTCAGGTCTCTGAAAATGCGCCTGATGCTGATGAGTTGATGATGCAAGAAACAACAACAGATGAGGATGCTGCGGAAGCAGCAGCTGCGGCATTAGCAACAGTAGAAAAAGAAATTGGCCGCACAACTGACCCTGTTCGTATGTATATGCGTGAAATGGGTACGGTTGAACTTCTAACTCGTGAAGGCGAAATCCAAATCGCTAAGCGCATTGAAGAAGGGATCAACCAAGTACAGATTTCTGTTGCTGAATACCCAGAAGCTATTACTTACCTGCTAGAGCAATGGGACAAGTACGAAGCAGAAGAAATGCGTCTAAGCGACATTGTTTCTGGTTTCTTTGATCCTAATGCTATTGAGGAAGATGAAGCACCAATTTCAGCAACACACATCGGTTCTGAGCTAAGTGATGAAGACTTAGATGACGAAGATGATGATGAAGATGATGACGATGACGACTCAGAAGAAGGCGATTCAGGCCCTGATCCTGAAGAAGCTCGTGAGCATTTTGAACATCTTCGTACATTGTATAATACAGCGCGAGAAATTTTTGAAAGTAAAGGTCGCTCGCACCCAGATGCAAAAGCTGCAATTCAGGAAATCGGCGATCACTTCCGTACTTTCAAGTTAGTACCTAAGCAATTCGACCGCATGGTAAATAACATGCGCGACATGATGGACAAAGTGCGTGTTCAAGAACGTATCATCATGAAACAAGCAGTCCAGATTGCTAAGGTACCAAAAAAGGTTTTTGTTAAGCACTTTGCTAACAATGAAACCGATACCGCATGGATCGATGCTGAAATTGCATCAGGTGAAAAACATTCGGCAAAACTTGCTGAAGTAAAACCTGAAATCGAACGTTGTGTTAACAAGCTTAAAGCGTTTGAAGATAGCACGGGTCTTAGCATTGAGCGTATTAAAGACATCAACCGTCGCATGAGTATTGGTGAAGCGAAAGCTCGCCGTGCGAAGAAAGAGATGGTTGAAGCGAACTTGCGTCTTGTAATTTCAATCGCTAAAAAATATACCAACCGTGGTCTGCAGTTCTTGGATCTGATCCAAGAAGGTAACATCGGTCTGATGAAAGCGGTTGATAAATTTGAATATCGTCGTGGTTATAAGTTTTCAACATACGCAACGTGGTGGATCCGTCAGGCGATCACGCGCTCAATTGCGGATCAGGCAAGAACTATCCGTATTCCAGTGCATATGATTGAAACAATCAATAAGCTGAATCGTATCTCTCGTCAAATGCTACAGGAAATGGGCCGTGAGCCAAGTCCTGAAGAATTGGCAGAACGTATGATGATGCCTGAAGATAAGATCCGCAAAGTGTTAAAAATCGCCAAAGAGCCAATCTCTATGGAGACACCAATTGGTGATGATGAAGATTCACATCTTGGTGACTTTATCGAAGACACTACTATCGAGTCGCCGATTGATTCAGCAACGATGGAAAGTCTTCGTGGCGCGACCAACGAAGTACTGGCAGGCCTTACCGCTCGTGAAGCTAAAGTACTACGTATGCGTTTCGGTATCGATATGAATACAGACCACACGTTAGAAGAAGTGGGTAAACAGTTTGATGTAACACGTGAGCGTATTCGTCAGATTGAAGCTAAAGCGTTACGTAAGCTGCGCCACCCTTCTCGCTCAGATCTATTAAAGAGCTTTTTAGACGTTAAGGGCTAAAAAGTAGCAAATAAGATTAAGGCCGCTATTCAGCGGCCTTTTTTATATTAATTGGATTAAATAGGTATACACACATGGCTTGGATCCAAATCCGAATTTATTCAGATAAAGCCGATGCCGATGCGTTAAGCGATATGCTTATGGATGTCGGTTGTCCGTCTGTCACATTCATGGATAGTAAAAACAATCCCGTTTACGAACCAAAACCCGGCGAAGTCATCTTATGGCCCGAGACAACGGTGATCGGTTTATTTGAAGCGAATCATGATATGCAAGCAGTCGTTGACTTTGTCCAATCACAGTATCACAAGCCGTTGAACTACAAGCTTGAACAGCTTGAAGACAAAGACTGGGAACGCGAGTGGATGGATAATTTTCACCCGATTAAGTTTGGTGAGAGATTATGGATCTGCCCAAGCTGGCGTGATGTGCCAGATCCCAATGCCGTCAATGTGTTACTGGATCCGGGCCTTGCATTTGGTACTGGTACCCATGCCACAACCGCACTTTGCCTGCAATGGCTAGAACAACAAGACCTAAGCGGTAAAACGGTCGTTGATTTTGGCTGTGGCTCTGGGATTTTAGGTATCGCAGCAATCAAATTAGGCGCTGAGCGTGTGATTGGTATTGATATCGATCCACAAGCGCTTATCGCAAGCCGCGATAATGCCGAGCGTAATGGCGTTGCAGATAAACTAGAAGTGTATTTACCTGAAAACCAGCCGCAATTCAGTGCTGATATCGTTGTTGCTAATATTCTTGCACAGCCGCTGAGAGAGCTGCACGAAATCATTCTCGGCTTTTTAGGCGATAAAGGCGCCATCGCCATGTCTGGTATTTTAGAAGAGCAAGCGCAATCCGTTGCGGATGTTTACGCACCATTTTTAAAGCTAGACAACATTGCTCAACAGGGTGAATGGACGCGCGTCAGCGGTGTGAAAAAATAAGGCTGCTAACGTAACGCTGACAAAAGTATCAGCGGCTCAATGAAAGTTAGTAAGTTTTAACTGGTAAAGCCTGTAATTAACAGGCTTTACGCATTTTTCACAGCTTAAATTTTCGACTCAAATTGTACCTTTAAAATTGTTTTTGCATAAATTTCGTGCAAATTATCTGAGCTCTCAGGTTGTTATCAAATGTCAACCCATAAAGTTCAAAAAAAAAGCAATTATGTTCAATTTATAACCTTTGATTTTTGCGAAAAAAACCGTAAACTTAGCGCCCCTTGAGGTAAGGCGGATTAAACTGTAGTGCGTATTGGTCCATACCAACTTGAAAACAATCTTATCGTAGCACCAATGGCTGGGATCACCGACAGACCGTTTCGACAACTGTGTCGACGTCTAGGTGCAGGGCTTGCGGTATCAGAAATGTTGTCTTCAAATCCAAAAGTGTGGAAAACCGATAAGTCGCAAAATCGCATGGATCACAGCGGTGAATCGGGCATTCGCTCGGTACAAATCGCAGGAGCGGATCCTGAGTTGATGGCGCAAGCAGCACAATTTAATGTCGCAAACGGTGCGCAGATCATAGATATCAATATGGGCTGCCCCGCTAAGAAAGTGAACAAGAAGCTTGCAGGCTCAGCATTGTTGCAATATCCAGAGTTGGTTGACGAAATCGTAACCGCTGTGGTTGCTGCTGTTAACGTACCTGTGTCGTTAAAAATCCGTACAGGATGGGACACAGACAATCGTAACGGTGTTGAGATTGCTCGCATAGCTGAACGTCGAGGCATTGCTTCGCTAGCCGTGCATGGCCGTACAAGAGCATGTATGTATAAGGGCGAAGCTGAATACGCCACGATCAGAGAAATTAAACGTTCAGTATCTATTCCTGTGGTAGCAAATGGTGACATTACGTCTCCTGAAAAAGCGAAGCAGGTGCTGGAATACACGGGCGCAGATGCCATTATGATTGGTCGAGCCGCCCAAGGTCGTCCTTGGATTTTCCGAGAAATAGACCACTATTTGCAAACCGGTGAACATTTGCCAGAACCTGAAATAGCAGAGGTTCGAGCAATATTGATGGAGCACTTAGTAAATCTTCATCAATTCTATGGTGAGCCAATGGGAGCGCGCATCGCACGCAAGCATGTATCTTGGTATTTGCAGGCCCATGACCAAGAAGGTCAATTTAGGCGAGTATTCAATGCCTTGGAGACGCCAGAAGCGCAAATCGAGGCATTAGAAGACTATTTTGAAACATTAGGGTGAATGAATTTATTCATCCTTCAGGCTAACTAAGAAAGAGACATAACGATGTTCGAACAAAATGTGACTTCTCCATTTATTACTAACGCTCATGTTCAGTCACAAGAGAAACCGCAACCTTTGCGCGATGCAGTTAAAAAAGCTGTACATCACTACCTAAAGCAGCTTAATGGTCAAGACGTACAAGACGTTTATGAGTTAGTTCTTTCTGAGCTTGAAGCACCTCTACTTGAAGAGGTTATGACTTATACTCGTGGTAACCAGACTCGTGCAGCGATCCTTTTAGGCATCAACCGTGGCACACTTCGCAAGAAGCTAAAAAAATACGGCATGAACTAAGCACTGCTGGTAAAATTTAGTTGATAAAAAAGCACCTTCGGGTGCTTTTTTATTGTTTAAAATTCAGCAGCTAGCGGACATTTATCCTTTTCATATCGCACTTTTCTCATGTTTATCTCGCCTTTTAACATCGTCATCTTAACAATAATGCGCTAAAATACCGGCTTTCTAAGCTAGCCCTTAACTAATCATTGAGGAAACCTGAACCATCATGGATATACATCGTCCAATTCGTCGCGCCCTACTAAGCGTGTCAGATAAAACCGGTATCGTTGAATTCGCCACAGCACTTGCAGCTCAAGGCGTAGAAATTTTATCAACTGGCGGTACTTGCAAACTACTTGCAGACAACGGCATTAAAGTAACAGAAGTATCTGATTACACTGGCCACCCAGAAATCATGGATGGTCGCGTTAAAACGCTTCACCCAAAAGTGCACGGCGGTATCTTAGGACGTCGCGGTCAAGACGAAGACGTCATGACTGAAAACAATATTTCAGCAATCGATATGGTAGTAGTCAACTTATACCCCTTCGCACAAACTGTTGCGAAAGCTGACTGTAGCCTAGAAGATGCAATCGAAAATATCGATATTGGTGGCCCGACTATGGTTCGCGCTGCAGCTAAGAACCACAAAGACGTGACCATTGTTGTAAATGCGAATGACTACAGCCGTGTCATTGAAGAAATGAAGGCAAACTCTGGTTCTACAACATACAAGACACGCTTCGACCTTGCTATTGCGGCCTACGAGCATACCGCACAGTATGACGGCATGATTGCCAACTACTTCGGTAAAATGGTTCCGGATTATACGGAAGAAGCAGCAGAGGAAACCAAATTCCCTCGCACTATCAATATGCAATTCACTAAGAAGCAAGATATGCGCTACGGTGAAAACTCGCATCAAGACGCTGCTTTTTATGTTGAAAACAACATTGAAGAAGCATCCGTCGCGACGGCTAAACAACTTCAAGGTAAAGCGCTGTCTTATAACAATATCGCTGATACCGATGCAGCACTTGAGTGTGTTAAAGAGTTTGATAAGCCGGCTTGTGTTATCGTAAAACACGCAAACCCTTGTGGTGTTGCGGTAGATGAAAACATTCTTGCCGCCTATGACCGCGCATTTAAGACCGACCCGACTTCTGCCTTCGGTGGTATCATCGCCTTTAACCGAGAGCTAGACGGCGACACGGCGGAAGCCATCGTAGCGCGTCAGTTTGTTGAAGTTATCATCGCGCCGAGCGTATCAGAAGAAGCCGCACAAATCGTTGCTGCAAAGCAAAATGTACGTTTACTAGAATGTGGTCAGTGGTCAAACAAAACCACAGGTACTGATATTAAGCGTGTTAATGGCGGTATCTTAGTACAAGATCGTGACCAAGGTATGGTTGGTTTGGACGACCTTAAGGTGGTTTCGAAACGTCAACCTACAGAGCAAGAACTAAAAGATCTACTGTTCTGCTGGAAAGTCGCTAAATTTGTTAAGTCCAACGCGATTGTTTACGCTCGTGATGGGATGACTATTGGTGTGGGCGCTGGCCAAATGAGCCGCGTATACTCTGCAAAAATCGCAGGGATTAAAGCCGCAGACGAAAACCTAGAAGTTCCAGGTTCTGTCATGGCTTCTGATGCGTTCTTCCCATTCCGTGATGGCATTGACGCCGCTGCAGCTGCGGGTATCACTGCGGTTATCCAGCCGGGTGGTTCAATGCGTGATGAAGAGGTGATTGCCGCCGCTGATGAAGCGGGAATGGCAATGGTGTTTACCGGCATGCGCCACTTCCGCCATTAATCAATAAAGCGCGAAACTTATGAGTTTCGCGCTTTTTGTTTCAGCTAATTTCCAGTATTCTGGCTACAGCATAATCATAACAGAATGAAGGAAGCTAACGATGAATCTAGGTATGAAATCTCTTGTCGCTGCTGCAGTATTTACCACTTTAGTGGGCTGTAACGCGACAGAATCCAACTCCAGCCAAGCAGTACCAAGCGCGATTGCAAAAGCAGTTGCTAGCGACAATCGAGCTGAGAAAAATAGAACGCGAGACCAGTATCGCCACCCAAGTGAAACGCTTGCTTTTTTTGGCATTGAGCCATCAATGACCGTGGTAGAAATTGCACCTGGTGGTGGTTGGTATAGTGAGATTTTAGCGCCACTGGTTAAAGGCCAAGGCACCTATTATGCAGCGCACTTCCCTGCTGATTCAGATGTTGGCTACTACCAACGCTCATTAAAAAGCTACAAAGAAAAAGTAGCAACCAACCCAGACTATAGTGAAGTAAAGATCACAGAATTTGCACCGGTAACACACAGCAACATTGCACCACAAGGCAGTGCTGACGTGGTACTAACTTTCCGTAACGTGCATAACTGGTACATGGGTAAGGGAGATGAAGGTGTACTTAGCGCGTTCAACGCGTTTAATAAGGCACTGAAGCCTGGTGGCATTTTAGGTGTGGTTGAACACCGTCTGCCTGAGCACCGCCAACTTGAGGATCAAAAGTCGTCAGGTTATATGAAGCAAAGTTATGTTATTGATATCGCCAAGCAAGCTGGGTTTGAATTAGTTGCAAGCAGCGACATTAACGCTAACCCGCTAGACAGCGCCAATCACCCAAAAGGCGTCTGGACTCTGCCACCTCGCTTAGCGCTAGGTGATGAAAAAGCAGCGCAATATAAAGCGATTGGGGAAAGCGACCGCATGACCTTAAAATTTAAAAAGCTTTAATAGGAAAATTTCGCCATGAATGTACTCGTCATTGGCAGCGGTGGACGTGAGCATGCGCTTGCGTTCAAAGCCGCACAAAACCCATCTGTAAAAACGGTTTTTGTAGCACCTGGTAACGCAGGTACTGCGCTTGAGCCTAAACTCGAAAACGTGGCTATCGGCGTTGAAGATATTGATGCCTTGGTCGTCTTTGCTAAAGAAAACAATGTACAATTAACCATTGTTGGCCCTGAAGCACCACTAGTTATCGGTGTGGTTGACCGTTTCCGTGAAGAAGGCTTAGCTATTTTTGGACCTACTCAAGCGGCAGCGCAGCTAGAAGGCTCTAAGTCGTTTACTAAAGACTTTTTAGCACGTCACGATATTCCAACAGCGGCTTATCAAACGTTTGAAGAGATTGAGCCTGCGCTTGCCTACTTGAAAGCACAAGGGGCACCTATCGTTGTTAAGGCTGATGGTCTTGCTGCAGGTAAAGGGGTCATCGTGGCAATGACCGAAGCGGAAGCAGAAGAGGCTATCCGCGATATGCTTGCGGGTAATGCGTTTGGCGAAGCGGGCAGCCGTGTGGTTATTGAAGAGTTTTTAGAAGGTGAAGAAGCCTCTTTCATCGTCATGGTTGACGGCAAAAATGTACTTCCTTTTGCCACCAGCCAAGATCACAAGCGTGCGTACGATGGTGATAAAGGCCCAAATACAGGGGGCATGGGTGCATACTCTCCAGCTCCTGTAGTCACGCCAGATATTCATGATCGCATCATGGCCGAAGTGATCAATCCAACGGTTGAAGGTATGGCGAAAGAAGGTCACCCTTATACAGGTTTTCTATACGCTGGTTTGATGATCACAGCAGACGGCACACCAAAAGTTATCGAGTATAACTGCCGCTTTGGTGACCCAGAAACACAACCTATCATGTTACGCCTCCAATCTGATTTAGTTGAGCTGATTGAAGCGGCAAACCGTGAAGAGCTTGATCAAACATCGATTGAATTCGATCCGCGAGCTGCCGTTGGTGTTGTGCTTGCAGCTAATGGCTACCCTGGCAACTATCCTAAGGGTGACGCTATCTCAGGTCTTCAGGTGAACTATCCTGAAGGTGAAAAAGTGTTCCATGCCGGTACTAAGCAAGATGGCGA
This genomic interval from Pseudoalteromonas galatheae contains the following:
- the purD gene encoding phosphoribosylamine--glycine ligase — its product is MNVLVIGSGGREHALAFKAAQNPSVKTVFVAPGNAGTALEPKLENVAIGVEDIDALVVFAKENNVQLTIVGPEAPLVIGVVDRFREEGLAIFGPTQAAAQLEGSKSFTKDFLARHDIPTAAYQTFEEIEPALAYLKAQGAPIVVKADGLAAGKGVIVAMTEAEAEEAIRDMLAGNAFGEAGSRVVIEEFLEGEEASFIVMVDGKNVLPFATSQDHKRAYDGDKGPNTGGMGAYSPAPVVTPDIHDRIMAEVINPTVEGMAKEGHPYTGFLYAGLMITADGTPKVIEYNCRFGDPETQPIMLRLQSDLVELIEAANREELDQTSIEFDPRAAVGVVLAANGYPGNYPKGDAISGLQVNYPEGEKVFHAGTKQDGEHVVTAGGRVLCATALGHTVTEAQKRAYSLVKDIHWDGVEYRTDIAYRAIARES
- a CDS encoding class I SAM-dependent methyltransferase, producing MNLGMKSLVAAAVFTTLVGCNATESNSSQAVPSAIAKAVASDNRAEKNRTRDQYRHPSETLAFFGIEPSMTVVEIAPGGGWYSEILAPLVKGQGTYYAAHFPADSDVGYYQRSLKSYKEKVATNPDYSEVKITEFAPVTHSNIAPQGSADVVLTFRNVHNWYMGKGDEGVLSAFNAFNKALKPGGILGVVEHRLPEHRQLEDQKSSGYMKQSYVIDIAKQAGFELVASSDINANPLDSANHPKGVWTLPPRLALGDEKAAQYKAIGESDRMTLKFKKL